The following coding sequences lie in one Syngnathoides biaculeatus isolate LvHL_M chromosome 16, ASM1980259v1, whole genome shotgun sequence genomic window:
- the rcvrna gene encoding recoverin a translates to MGNTKSSMLSKELLDELKSNTKYSETELCSWYQSFLRECPGGKISKEQFEGIYASFFPDADPTAYARHVFRSFDTNSDGTLDFKEYIVALHLTSGGRTRQKLEWAFALYDVDGNGTISKNEILEIVRSIFNMIPADDQERLSQDENTPEKRAEKVWSFFGKKNNDKISEGEFIRGVMDNKDILRLIQYDEPQKIKDKLKEKKQ, encoded by the exons ATGGGGAACACCAAGAGCAGCATGTTGTCCAAGGAACTTCTGGATGAACTAAAATCCAACACTAAGTACTCAGAAACTGAACTGTGCAGCTGGTACCAGTCCTTCCTCCGAGAATGTCCTGGCGGGAAGATTAGCAAAGAACAGTTTGAAGGCATTTATGCAAGCTTCTTCCCAGACGCTGACCCCACCGCCTATGCCCGCCACGTCTTCCGTAGCTTCGACACCAACTCTGATGGCACCCTGGACTTCAAGGAGTACATTGTGGCACTGCACCTGACCTCGGGCGGAAGGACTCGTCAGAAGCTTGAGTGGGCCTTCGCCCTCTATGACGTGGATGGCAACGGGACCATTAGCAAGAACGAGATCCTGGAGATCGTCAGG TCCATCTTCAACATGATTCCAGCTGACGACCAGGAGAGGCTTTCCCAAGATGAGAACACACCAGAGAAGAGAGCAGAGAAGGTCTGGAGCTTCTTTGGGAAGAAGAACAATG ACAAAATCTCGGAGGGTGAGTTCATCCGAGGCGTTATGGACAACAAGGACATCCTGCGCCTCATCCAGTATGACGAACCTCAGAAGATTAAAGATAAACTGAAGGAGAAGAAACAGTAG
- the LOC133514759 gene encoding germ cell-specific gene 1-like protein — protein sequence MRLERGRRASLALTLNFVAFAFALSAVTTSYWCEGTRKVAKPFCTGPPIKIKQFFCIRFNSSNINDSRLVQYIFETGEEKFLLKKFHTGIFFSCEQAADMNGFDCRDFSEIAPEHERGVLWLCIVAETLYLMLLFAGGTLMTLEQCPCFSVMNKLKLSAFAALCTALSGLCGMVAHMMFTTIFQLAVAMGPEDWRPKTWDYSWSYVLAWGSFGTCMGSAVTALNRYTKTIIEFKFKRRNIEKSLLVKQKLLELDLPDHMWYLTTDAEVPPELPLNGHKPPTGATYTLELDHVAEPQGEAYC from the exons ATGAGGCTGGAGCGCGGACGGCGGGCTTCTCTGGCGCTCACCCTCAACTTTGTGGCGTTTGCCTTTGCCCTGTCGGCCGTCACCACCAGCTACTGGTGCGAAGGGACACGGAAGGTGGCCAAGCCGTTCTGCACAGGGCCGCCCATCAAGATCAAGCAGTTCTTCTGCATCCGCTTCAATAGCTCGAACATCAACGACAGCCGCCTGGTGCAATATATCTTTGAGACTGGGGAGGAGAAGTTCCTGCTCAAGAAGTTTCACACTGGGATCTTCTTCTCCTGCGAGCAGGCAGCCGACATGAACG GCTTTGACTGTCGTGACTTCTCTGAGATCGCCCCGGAACATGAACGAG GGGTGCTGTGGTTGTGCATTGTGGCTGAGACCTTGTACTTGATGCTGCTGTTTGCGGGTGGCACCCTGATGACCTTGGAGCAGTGTCCTTGTTTCAGCGTCATGAACAAACTCAAGCTGAGTGCCTTCGCCGCCTTGTGCACTGCATTATCAG GCCTTTGTGGGATGGTGGCCCATATGATGTTCACCACCATTTTTCAGCTGGCTGTGGCCATGGGTCCGGAAGATTGGAGGCCCAAAACATGGGACTACAGCTGGTCTTATGT ACTAGCATGGGGATCGTTTGGCACCTGCATGGGCTCAGCGGTGACGGCACTAAACCGTTACACCAAGACCATTATCGAGTTCAAGTTCAAGAGGAGGAACATCGAGAAAAGCCTATTAGTCAAGCAAAAGCTGCTGGAGCTCGATCTCCCTGACCACATGTGGTACCTGACGACAGATGCAGAGGTGCCGCCAGAGTTGCCACTCAACGGCCACAAACCACCCACGGGGGCCACATATACCCTAGAACTGGATCATGTGGCTGAGCCGCAAGGAGAGGCCTACTGTTAG
- the gas7a gene encoding growth arrest-specific protein 7a — MEGSFDTEESFDDPSCLAPQPPGSVSPARRRVHEVKETKTTINGVTFPLPGEGPEQQLLKPNEWSYCDYFWTDKKDPQGGTSVGGFEVLLQKQLKGKQMQKEMAEFVHERIKIEEEYAKNLSKLSLSTLAAQEEGTLGEAWTQLKKSLHDEAEVHLKFSNKLHSEVEKPLLTFRADNFKKDLKKYDHHIADLRKQLASRYIGVEKARKALAERQKDLDVKTQQLEIKLSNKTEEDIKKARRKSTQAGDDLMRCIDLYNQAQSKWFEEMVTTSMVLEKLEVDRIEWIQQHLRQYTTLRHETDMFNQGTVEPVDQLLQKVDPAKDRELWVQDNKTGHVRPVDLDI; from the exons ATGGAGGGCAGCTTTGACACCGAGGAGAGTTTTGACGACCCTTCGTGTCTCGCTCCACAGCCGCCCGGATCTGTGTCGCCCGCCCGCAGGCGAGTCCATGAAGTGAAGGAGACCAAGACCACG ATCAACGGCGTGACGTTCCCGCTTCCCGGAGAAGGGCCTGAGCAGCAGTTGCTCAAACCCAACGAATGGAGCTACTGCGATTACTTCTGG ACGGACAAGAAGGACCCTCAGGGGGGCACGTCGGTGGGGGGCTTCGAGGTGCTGCTGCAGAAGCAACTGAAGGGCAAACAGATGCAGAAGGAGATGGCCGAGTTTGTCCACGAGAG GATCAAGATTGAGGAGGAGTACGCCAAGAACTTGTCCAAATTGTCCCTCAGCACTCTAGCGGCGCAGGAAGAAGG AACTCTGGGAGAGGCTTGGACTCAactaaaaaaaagtctacacgaCGAGGCTGAAGTCCACCTGAAGTTCTCCAACAAG CTTCACTCAGAGGTTGAGAAACCTCTACTGACGTTCAGAGCAGACAACTTCAAGAAGGACCTGAAGAAGTACGACCATCACATCGCAGACCTCAGGAAACAACTCGCCAGCCGATACATCGGCGTCGAGAAG GCCCGGAAAGCTTTGGCTGAGCGTCAGAAGGATCTGGACGTCAAGACGCAGCAGCTGGAAATCAAACTCAGTAACAAGACAGAAGAAGACATCAAGAAGGCTCGCaggaaatccacacaagcag GAGATGACCTTATGCGCTGCATTGACCTTTACAACCAGGCTCAGTCCAAGTGGTTTGAAGAGATGGTAACCACCAGCATG GTGCTGGAGAAGCTGGAGGTGGATCGCATCGAGTGGATCCAGCAACACCTGCGGCAGTACACGACGTTGAGGCACGAGACGGACATGTTCAACCAGGGC ACGGTGGAGCCGGTCGACCAGCTACTGCAGAAGGTCGACCCGGCTAAGGACCGAGAGCTTTGGGTCCAAGACAACAAGACAGGCCACGTCAGGCCCGTGGACTTGGATATCTGA